The Bradysia coprophila strain Holo2 chromosome IV unlocalized genomic scaffold, BU_Bcop_v1 contig_84, whole genome shotgun sequence genome window below encodes:
- the LOC119072875 gene encoding alpha-aminoadipic semialdehyde synthase, mitochondrial isoform X2, whose amino-acid sequence MFRLVRTVNRPRNGAEYLSIRLKHTEKILAIRREDQSVWERRAPFNPHYVKKLVDNGVKVIVQPSNRRAYPMQMYLNAGAVVQEDISSASVIFGVKQVPVDALIPDKTYCFFSHTIKAQESNMPLLDAILEKNIRLFDYERIIDENGQRLVAFGKYAGVAGMINILHGLGLRLLALGHHTPFMHIGPPHNYRNSSMARQAVRDCGYEIALGMMPKSIGPLTFIFTGSGNVSQGAQEVFQDLPIEYVSPETLRKVSEHGNQNKLYGCEVSRSDHLERREGGGFDAQEYDQYPERYISTFNTKIAPYASVVINGIYWAVGSPKLMTLPDAKTLLRPANTPWLPSSKGAPALPHRMLAICDISADPGGSIEFMNECTTIDTPFCLYDADRNKDSKSFKGPGVLVCSIDNMPTQLPRESTDLFAEVLYPHTYDILRSDAKKPLENHTFSYPIFSSIVASNGKLTDNFQYISELREQNTSRHKSEVSHEGKKRVLILGAGMVSAPVVEYLHRDGKLHITACSHLKEESDKLAQRYPGVQSAYLNVTENLNHLRTLCEDSDVVISLLPYSLHGLVAKECIEAKTHLVTASYVTNEVKELHESAKNAGVTLLNEVGLDPGIDHLLALECFKDVHERGGVIESFVSFCGGLPAPEHSDNPLRYKFSWSPRGALLNTLASAKYLSKGQVVEISGGGDLMSSPRELDFLPGFALEGFPNRDSTQYGDLYGLGSKVQTLVRGTIRYKGFSDCIKSMQLLGLIDPEPHPMLHPSGPDVTWKQLVVNLLGMTDTDIFYENLKQRLADQIGVSPDGLENLGLLEDTPIVKKGTPLDTLSHYLTHRLAFGDDERDLVILRHEIIVRWNDGRREEKGINFVVYGQPASQGGHSAMSITVGFPAAIATKMLLDGEIQQPGVLLPFTPDIYLPMLSRLQSEGLKATETSRWL is encoded by the exons ATGTTTAGACTTGTACGAACAGTTAATAGGCCAAGGAATGGCGCGGAATATTTAAGCATTCGATTGAAACAT ACAGAAAAAATCCTAGCCATTCGACGGGAAGATCAATCCGTCTGGGAAAGGCGAGCTCCATTCAATCCGCATTATGTGAAGAAATTGGTGGACAATGGAGTTAAAGTGATTGTACAGCCGTCCAATCGGAGAGCATACCCAATGCAG ATGTACCTGAATGCTGGGGCAGTTGTTCAAGAAGACATAAGTTCGGCATCCGTAATTTTTGGTGTGAAACAAGTGCCGGTAGATGCACTGATTCCGGACAAAACATACTGCTTCTTTTCACATACAATAAAAGCTCAAGAGTCCAATATGCCGTTATTGGATGCAATTTTAGAGAAAAATATTCGATTATTTGATTACGAAAGAATTATCGATGAGAATGGGCAACGATTGGTGGCGTTCGGTAAATACGCAG GTGTTGCGGGTATGATAAATATTCTCCATGGATTAGGCTTACGTTTACTGGCGTTGGGACATCATACCCCATTTATG CACATAGGCCCGCCGCACAATTATCGGAATTCATCGATGGCAAGACAAGCAGTACGAGACTGTGGCTACGAAATCGCTTTAGGAATGATGCCAAAATCAATCGGGCCATTAACATTTATCTTTACCGGTTCCGGAAACGTCTCACAGGGAGCTCAAGAGGTTTTCCAAGATCTACCAATCGAATACGTTTCACCGGAAACACTGAGAAAAGTTTCCGAACATGGAA ATCAAAATAAACTGTACGGCTGCGAGGTTAGTCGATCTGATCATCTGGAAAGACGTGAAGGTGGCGGATTCGATGCACAGGAATACGATCAATATCCGGAACGATACATATCCACATTCAACACAAAAATAGCACCAT ACGCATCCGTCGTAATCAACGGTATCTACTGGGCCGTTGGCTCGCCAAAACTTATGACTTTGCCTGATGCAAAAACATTACTCCGACCGGCTAACACTCCATGGTTACCGTCCAGCAAAGGAGCGCCAGCTCTTCCTCATCGTATGCTAGCAATTTGCGATATATCTGCAGATCCTGGGGGCTCCATCGAATTCATGAACGAGTGCACAACGATCGATACACCGTTCTGTTTGTACGATGCTGATCGGAATAAAGACTCTAAAAGCTTTAAGGGGCCTGGTGTGCTA GTTTGCTCGATCGATAACATGCCCACTCAATTGCCCAGAGAAAGTACAGATCTCTTTGCAGAAGTGCTTTACCCGCACACCTATGACATCTTGAGGAGTGATGCGAAGAAACCGCTAGAAAATCATACATTTAGTTATCCAATATTCTCG agCATTGTTGCCAGCAACGGTAAACTAACCGACAACTTCCAGTACATATCCGAACTACGCGAACAAAATAC ATCTCGTCACAAATCAGAGGTATCGCACGAGGGCAAAAAGCGAGTTCTCATTTTGGGAGCTGGAATGGTCAGCGCACCGGTGGTTGAATATTTACACAGAGACGGAAAGTTGCACATCACCGCATGTTCACATTTGAAGGAAGAATCTGATAAATTGGCACAGAGATATCCGGGCGTTCAAAGTGCATATTTGAATGTTACCGAAAATCTCAATCATTTGCGCACCCTTTGCGAGGATAGTGATGTG GTAATTTCACTTTTGCCATACTCTTTGCATGGTCTTGTCGCTAAAGAATGTATCGAAGCGAAAACTCATCTCGTAACAGCATCTTATGTAACAAACGAAGTGAAGGAGTTGCACGAGAG TGCCAAAAATGCAGGAGTCACGCTATTAAATGAAGTCGGTTTAGATCCCGGCATTGATCACTTGCTTGCACTGGAATGTTTTAAAGACGTACATGAGCGAGGTGGTGTTATCGAGTCGTTTGTAAGTTTCTGTGGCGGTCTGCCTGCGCCCGAACATTCCGACAATCCTttgcgttacaaattttcatGGTCTCCACGGGGAGCACTGCTCAATACACTGGCCAGTGCTAAGTATTTGAGTAAGGGACAAGTGGTCGAAATATCTGGCGGTGGTGATTTGATGTCATCGCCGCGTGAGTTAGACTTTTTGCCAGGATTTGCGCTTGAAG GTTTCCCCAATCGTGATTCAACTCAGTATGgagacttgtatggactgggtTCGAAAGTGCAGACTCTGGTGAGGGGAACCATTCGCTATAAAG GTTTCTCCGATTGTATAAAATCGATGCAGTTGTTGGGCCTCATTGATCCAGAGCCGCATCCAATGTTACATCCGAGCGGACCAGATGTTACATGG AAACAACTGGTGGTGAATCTACTTGGCATGACAGACACtgatattttctatgaaaatctgAAACAACGTCTAGCAGATCAAATCGGTGTCAGCCCGGATGGACTAGAGAATTTGGGATTGCTAGAAGACACTCCGATAGTGAAAAAAGGCACCCCATTGGACACACTCAGTCACTATCTGACTCACCGACTTGCGTTCG GCGACGACGAAAGAGATTTAGTGATATTGAGACACGAAATAATCGTGCGATGGAATGACGGACGTCGCGAAGAGAAGGGAATTAATTTCGTTGTTTACGGTCAACCGGCCAGTCAAGGTGGACATTCAGCTATGTCGATAACTGTTGGTTTTCCCGCTGCAATCGCAACCAAAATGTTACTAGACGGCGAAATTCAACAGCCTGGAGTGCTATTGCCATTCACACCGGATATATACTTGCCGATGCTGTCGAGGTTGCAGAGTGAAGGATTGAAAGCTACTGAAACGTCGAGGTGGTTGTAG
- the LOC119072873 gene encoding cyclin-Y-like protein 1, producing MGNKNSCCSYSSPPPTRKVKESTSAFEVRLPEGEQSTNNLQHISEREAGDNDADPSCDPSTGTLFLERSKQFVENGMTRKKSQHQIAPQLKKSSSCSTIYLDDSTVSQPNLKNTVKCVSLAIYYHIKNRQFERRIDIFDERLHPLTRDHVPEDYDQTNPEHRQIYKFVRTLFNAAQLTAECAIITLVYLERLLTYAELDIASCNWKRIVLGAILLASKVWDDQAVWNVDYCQILKDITVEDMNELERQFLELLQFNINVPSSVYAKYYFDLRSLAEANDLSFPTEPLSKERAQKLEAMSRVMQDKVTAEALKNGIKKWSSMDNISQGGPRRSVAILS from the coding sequence atggGCAATAAAAACTCCTGTTGCTCCTATTCGAGTCCGCCGCCGACACGTAAAGTCAAAGAGTCAACGTCGGCGTTCGAGGTTCGTCTTCCAGAAGGAGAACAATCCACCAACAATTTACAGCATATATCCGAACGGGAAGCCGGTGACAATGATGCCGATCCATCGTGCGATCCATCAACGGGAACACTGTTCTTGGAACGATCGAAGCAATTCGTTGAGAATGGGATGACGCGCAAGAAATCGCAACATCAAATCGCACCGCAGCTGAAGAAAAGTAGTTCATGCTCAACGATTTATTTGGACGATAGTACGGTGTCACAACCGAATCTAAAGAATACGGTGAAATGTGTTTCGCTAGCTATTTATTATCACATCAAAAATCGGCAATTCGAACGGCgtattgacatttttgatgaaCGACTACATCCACTAACCAGAGATCACGTTCCAGAAGACTATGACCAAACCAATCCCGAACACAggcaaatttacaaatttgtcCGAACGCTATTCAATGCAGCGCAATTAACTGCCGAATGTGCGATCATTACACTAGTGTATTTAGAACGTTTGTTAACCTATGCCGAACTGGACATAGCCTCTTGCAATTGGAAGCGAATTGTATTAGGTGCCATTTTACTCGCCAGTAAAGTGTGGGACGATCAGGCGGTCTGGAATGTCGATTACTGTCAAATATTGAAAGACATCACGGTCGAAGATATGAACGAATTGGAGCGTCAATTCTTGGAACTGCTACAATTCAATATCAACGTACCGTCATCGGTCTATGCGAAATACTATTTCGATTTGCGTTCATTGGCTGAAGCAAATGACTTATCCTTCCCAACGGAACCGTTGTCGAAAGAGCGGGCACAAAAGCTGGAGGCAATGTCACGTGTGATGCAGGACAAAGTAACGGCTGAAGCACTTAAAAACGGCATCAAAAAGTGGTCATCAATGGATAATATTAGCCAGGGCGGACCAAGGCGTAGTGTTGCTATACTATCGTGA
- the LOC119072875 gene encoding alpha-aminoadipic semialdehyde synthase, mitochondrial isoform X1 — MFRLVRTVNRPRNGAEYLSIRLKHTEKILAIRREDQSVWERRAPFNPHYVKKLVDNGVKVIVQPSNRRAYPMQMYLNAGAVVQEDISSASVIFGVKQVPVDALIPDKTYCFFSHTIKAQESNMPLLDAILEKNIRLFDYERIIDENGQRLVAFGKYAGVAGMINILHGLGLRLLALGHHTPFMHIGPPHNYRNSSMARQAVRDCGYEIALGMMPKSIGPLTFIFTGSGNVSQGAQEVFQDLPIEYVSPETLRKVSEHGNQNKLYGCEVSRSDHLERREGGGFDAQEYDQYPERYISTFNTKIAPYASVVINGIYWAVGSPKLMTLPDAKTLLRPANTPWLPSSKGAPALPHRMLAICDISADPGGSIEFMNECTTIDTPFCLYDADRNKDSKSFKGPGVLVCSIDNMPTQLPRESTDLFAEVLYPHTYDILRSDAKKPLENHTFSYPIFSSIVASNGKLTDNFQYISELREQNTRSRHKSEVSHEGKKRVLILGAGMVSAPVVEYLHRDGKLHITACSHLKEESDKLAQRYPGVQSAYLNVTENLNHLRTLCEDSDVVISLLPYSLHGLVAKECIEAKTHLVTASYVTNEVKELHESAKNAGVTLLNEVGLDPGIDHLLALECFKDVHERGGVIESFVSFCGGLPAPEHSDNPLRYKFSWSPRGALLNTLASAKYLSKGQVVEISGGGDLMSSPRELDFLPGFALEGFPNRDSTQYGDLYGLGSKVQTLVRGTIRYKGFSDCIKSMQLLGLIDPEPHPMLHPSGPDVTWKQLVVNLLGMTDTDIFYENLKQRLADQIGVSPDGLENLGLLEDTPIVKKGTPLDTLSHYLTHRLAFGDDERDLVILRHEIIVRWNDGRREEKGINFVVYGQPASQGGHSAMSITVGFPAAIATKMLLDGEIQQPGVLLPFTPDIYLPMLSRLQSEGLKATETSRWL, encoded by the exons ATGTTTAGACTTGTACGAACAGTTAATAGGCCAAGGAATGGCGCGGAATATTTAAGCATTCGATTGAAACAT ACAGAAAAAATCCTAGCCATTCGACGGGAAGATCAATCCGTCTGGGAAAGGCGAGCTCCATTCAATCCGCATTATGTGAAGAAATTGGTGGACAATGGAGTTAAAGTGATTGTACAGCCGTCCAATCGGAGAGCATACCCAATGCAG ATGTACCTGAATGCTGGGGCAGTTGTTCAAGAAGACATAAGTTCGGCATCCGTAATTTTTGGTGTGAAACAAGTGCCGGTAGATGCACTGATTCCGGACAAAACATACTGCTTCTTTTCACATACAATAAAAGCTCAAGAGTCCAATATGCCGTTATTGGATGCAATTTTAGAGAAAAATATTCGATTATTTGATTACGAAAGAATTATCGATGAGAATGGGCAACGATTGGTGGCGTTCGGTAAATACGCAG GTGTTGCGGGTATGATAAATATTCTCCATGGATTAGGCTTACGTTTACTGGCGTTGGGACATCATACCCCATTTATG CACATAGGCCCGCCGCACAATTATCGGAATTCATCGATGGCAAGACAAGCAGTACGAGACTGTGGCTACGAAATCGCTTTAGGAATGATGCCAAAATCAATCGGGCCATTAACATTTATCTTTACCGGTTCCGGAAACGTCTCACAGGGAGCTCAAGAGGTTTTCCAAGATCTACCAATCGAATACGTTTCACCGGAAACACTGAGAAAAGTTTCCGAACATGGAA ATCAAAATAAACTGTACGGCTGCGAGGTTAGTCGATCTGATCATCTGGAAAGACGTGAAGGTGGCGGATTCGATGCACAGGAATACGATCAATATCCGGAACGATACATATCCACATTCAACACAAAAATAGCACCAT ACGCATCCGTCGTAATCAACGGTATCTACTGGGCCGTTGGCTCGCCAAAACTTATGACTTTGCCTGATGCAAAAACATTACTCCGACCGGCTAACACTCCATGGTTACCGTCCAGCAAAGGAGCGCCAGCTCTTCCTCATCGTATGCTAGCAATTTGCGATATATCTGCAGATCCTGGGGGCTCCATCGAATTCATGAACGAGTGCACAACGATCGATACACCGTTCTGTTTGTACGATGCTGATCGGAATAAAGACTCTAAAAGCTTTAAGGGGCCTGGTGTGCTA GTTTGCTCGATCGATAACATGCCCACTCAATTGCCCAGAGAAAGTACAGATCTCTTTGCAGAAGTGCTTTACCCGCACACCTATGACATCTTGAGGAGTGATGCGAAGAAACCGCTAGAAAATCATACATTTAGTTATCCAATATTCTCG agCATTGTTGCCAGCAACGGTAAACTAACCGACAACTTCCAGTACATATCCGAACTACGCGAACAAAATAC TAGATCTCGTCACAAATCAGAGGTATCGCACGAGGGCAAAAAGCGAGTTCTCATTTTGGGAGCTGGAATGGTCAGCGCACCGGTGGTTGAATATTTACACAGAGACGGAAAGTTGCACATCACCGCATGTTCACATTTGAAGGAAGAATCTGATAAATTGGCACAGAGATATCCGGGCGTTCAAAGTGCATATTTGAATGTTACCGAAAATCTCAATCATTTGCGCACCCTTTGCGAGGATAGTGATGTG GTAATTTCACTTTTGCCATACTCTTTGCATGGTCTTGTCGCTAAAGAATGTATCGAAGCGAAAACTCATCTCGTAACAGCATCTTATGTAACAAACGAAGTGAAGGAGTTGCACGAGAG TGCCAAAAATGCAGGAGTCACGCTATTAAATGAAGTCGGTTTAGATCCCGGCATTGATCACTTGCTTGCACTGGAATGTTTTAAAGACGTACATGAGCGAGGTGGTGTTATCGAGTCGTTTGTAAGTTTCTGTGGCGGTCTGCCTGCGCCCGAACATTCCGACAATCCTttgcgttacaaattttcatGGTCTCCACGGGGAGCACTGCTCAATACACTGGCCAGTGCTAAGTATTTGAGTAAGGGACAAGTGGTCGAAATATCTGGCGGTGGTGATTTGATGTCATCGCCGCGTGAGTTAGACTTTTTGCCAGGATTTGCGCTTGAAG GTTTCCCCAATCGTGATTCAACTCAGTATGgagacttgtatggactgggtTCGAAAGTGCAGACTCTGGTGAGGGGAACCATTCGCTATAAAG GTTTCTCCGATTGTATAAAATCGATGCAGTTGTTGGGCCTCATTGATCCAGAGCCGCATCCAATGTTACATCCGAGCGGACCAGATGTTACATGG AAACAACTGGTGGTGAATCTACTTGGCATGACAGACACtgatattttctatgaaaatctgAAACAACGTCTAGCAGATCAAATCGGTGTCAGCCCGGATGGACTAGAGAATTTGGGATTGCTAGAAGACACTCCGATAGTGAAAAAAGGCACCCCATTGGACACACTCAGTCACTATCTGACTCACCGACTTGCGTTCG GCGACGACGAAAGAGATTTAGTGATATTGAGACACGAAATAATCGTGCGATGGAATGACGGACGTCGCGAAGAGAAGGGAATTAATTTCGTTGTTTACGGTCAACCGGCCAGTCAAGGTGGACATTCAGCTATGTCGATAACTGTTGGTTTTCCCGCTGCAATCGCAACCAAAATGTTACTAGACGGCGAAATTCAACAGCCTGGAGTGCTATTGCCATTCACACCGGATATATACTTGCCGATGCTGTCGAGGTTGCAGAGTGAAGGATTGAAAGCTACTGAAACGTCGAGGTGGTTGTAG